A part of Brassica rapa cultivar Chiifu-401-42 chromosome A05, CAAS_Brap_v3.01, whole genome shotgun sequence genomic DNA contains:
- the LOC103866837 gene encoding phospholipase A(1) DAD1, chloroplastic, which yields MRFSLSPARPYSVVPSLPNHDVVSHVNVTMSWNRKCRCVLTLPSPTISTSRTPVIPKPEMWEGLLLNQDHSSDELSSSGSNNPVKLNRRWKEYQGLQNWEGLLDPLDDNLRGEILRYGQFVESAYQSFDFDPSSPTYATCRFPRNTLLDQSGLPNSGYRVTKNLRATSGINLPRWIEKAPSWMATQSSWIGYVAVCQDKEEISRLGRRDVVISFRGTATCLEWLENLRATLTHLPDGPSGPNLNGSNSGPMVESGFLSLYTSGAHSLRDMVRQEISRLLQSYGDEPLSLTITGHSLGAAIATLAAYDIKTTFKRAPMVTVMSFGGPRVGNRCFRRLLEKQGTKVLRIVNSDDVITKVPGVVLDNREQDNVKMTASMPSWIQKRVEETPWVYAEVGKELRLSSRDSPYLNGINVATCHELKTYLHLVDGFVSSTCPFRETARRVLHR from the coding sequence ATGAGATTCTCTCTTTCTCCCGCACGTCCGTACAGTGTAGTACCCTCACTACCAAACCACGACGTTGTTTCTCACGTAAATGTTACCATGTCGTGGAACCGTAAGTGTAGATGCGTACTTACTCTTCCTTCTCCTACAATATCTACTTCCCGGACACCGGTTATACCCAAACCAGAAATGTGGGAGGGTTTGCTGCTAAACCAAGATCACAGTTCCGATGAATTGTCGTCCTCTGGTTCCAACAACCCGGTTAAGCTAAACCGTAGATGGAAGGAGTACCAGGGGCTTCAGAATTGGGAAGGTCTCTTAGACCCATTGGACGATAATCTCCGTGGAGAAATTCTCCGGTACGGTCAGTTCGTGGAATCGGCTTACCAGTCCTTCGATTTCGATCCTTCGTCACCAACCTACGCAACGTGCAGGTTCCCGAGGAACACGTTGTTAGACCAATCCGGTTTACCTAACTCCGGTTATCGAGTGACGAAGAACCTCCGTGCCACGTCAGGTATTAACTTACCACGTTGGATAGAGAAAGCGCCTAGCTGGATGGCTACACAGTCCAGCTGGATTGGTTACGTGGCAGTATGTCAAGACAAAGAAGAGATCTCAAGGCTCGGTCGTAGAGACGTAGTCATCTCCTTCCGTGGAACCGCCACGTGTCTCGAGTGGTTAGAGAATCTCCGCGCCACGCTGACTCATCTCCCTGATGGGCCGAGTGGGCCAAACCTAAACGGGTCTAACTCTGGGCCCATGGTCGAGAGTGGATTCTTAAGCTTATACACATCAGGGGCCCACAGTTTGAGAGACATGGTAAGACAAGAGATATCGAGACTGCTCCAGTCTTACGGCGACGAGCCGTTGAGTTTAACGATAACGGGGCACAGCCTCGGCGCCGCGATCGCGACGTTAGCGGCGTACGATATCAAGACGACGTTTAAACGTGCGCCGATGGTCACCGTTATGTCTTTCGGAGGTCCACGTGTCGGAAACAGATGCTTCAGGAGACTCCTTGAGAAGCAAGGCACCAAGGTGTTGAGGATCGTTAACTCCGACGACGTCATCACCAAAGTTCCAGGTGTCGTTTTAGATAACAGAGAGCAAGATAACGTGAAGATGACGGCGTCAATGCCGAGTTGGATACAGAAACGAGTTGAGGAGACGCCGTGGGTTTACGCTGAGGTCGGGAAAGAGCTTCGGCTGAGCAGCCGTGACTCGCCCTACCTGAACGGCATCAATGTGGCCACGTGTCACGAGCTGAAGACGTATCTACATTTAGTAGATGGGTTTGTGAGCTCCACGTGTCCATTCAGAGAAACGGCTCGAAGAGTCCTCCATAGATGA
- the LOC103866838 gene encoding uncharacterized protein LOC103866838 isoform X1, with product MFKLKPEILMLLCRLQQNILNMSSGMIFTSSLLSKVHSIIIHVMFLHQQKRKYMKKANFRPRLTPRHLTGRDLIGNVKIILGQGEVTYRVRMWFCKTPPPGYICHRCNVAGHCIHHFPTNGNSNYNVKRVKPPTGIPKSILVALIHCQVVQLQLLNQKRKDAFDKKIEGLPSTTRSVGEFTSRCCFQSFCVTISVYVLSLNFREFLNHKKQGVTGVEEMLSHVI from the exons ATGTTCAAGCTGAAACCAGAAATTCTCATGTTGCTCTGCCGCCTGCAGCAAAATAT ATTGAATATGAGTTCGGGAATGATTTTTACTTCATCCCTGCTGTCCAAGGTGCACAGCATAATAATCCATGTCATGTTCTTGCACCAGCAGAAGAGAAAGTATATGAAGAAAGCTAACTTCAGGCCTCGATTGACACCCCGGCACTTGACTGGCAGAG ATTTAATAGGCAATGTCAAGATAATTTTGGGGCAGGGAGAGGTTACATATAGGGTACGAATGTGGTTTTG TAAAACTCCACCTCCGGGGTATATTTGCCATCGTTGTAATGTCGCTG GACATTGTATTCATCATTTCCCCACAAATGGTAACTCTAATTACAATGTTAAAAGAGTTAAACCACCTACTGGTATCCCCAAGTCCATATTGGTGGCTCTTATTCATTGCCAAGTGGTGCAGTTGCAGCTCTTAAACCAAAAGAGAAA GGATGCTTTTGACAAGAAAATAGAGGGATTGCCTTCCACAACACGCTCTGTAGGAGAATTTACAAGCAGATGTTGTTTCCAGAGCTTCTGTGTGACAA TTTCGGTATATGTTCTTTCTCTCAATTTTCGTGAATTCTTAAACCACAAAAAGCAAGGAGTAACTGGAGTCGAGGAAATGCTTAGTCATGTGATATAG
- the LOC103866838 gene encoding uncharacterized protein LOC103866838 isoform X2, protein MFKLKPEILMLLCRLQQNILNMSSGMIFTSSLLSKVHSIIIHVMFLHQQKRKYMKKANFRPRLTPRHLTGRDLIGNVKIILGQGEVTYRVRMWFCKTPPPGYICHRCNVAGHCIHHFPTNGNSNYNVKRVKPPTGIPKSILVALIHCQVVQLQLLNQKRKDAFDKKIEGLPSTTRSVGEFTSRCCFQSFCVTSFRYMFFLSIFVNS, encoded by the exons ATGTTCAAGCTGAAACCAGAAATTCTCATGTTGCTCTGCCGCCTGCAGCAAAATAT ATTGAATATGAGTTCGGGAATGATTTTTACTTCATCCCTGCTGTCCAAGGTGCACAGCATAATAATCCATGTCATGTTCTTGCACCAGCAGAAGAGAAAGTATATGAAGAAAGCTAACTTCAGGCCTCGATTGACACCCCGGCACTTGACTGGCAGAG ATTTAATAGGCAATGTCAAGATAATTTTGGGGCAGGGAGAGGTTACATATAGGGTACGAATGTGGTTTTG TAAAACTCCACCTCCGGGGTATATTTGCCATCGTTGTAATGTCGCTG GACATTGTATTCATCATTTCCCCACAAATGGTAACTCTAATTACAATGTTAAAAGAGTTAAACCACCTACTGGTATCCCCAAGTCCATATTGGTGGCTCTTATTCATTGCCAAGTGGTGCAGTTGCAGCTCTTAAACCAAAAGAGAAA GGATGCTTTTGACAAGAAAATAGAGGGATTGCCTTCCACAACACGCTCTGTAGGAGAATTTACAAGCAGATGTTGTTTCCAGAGCTTCTGTGTGACAAGT TTTCGGTATATGTTCTTTCTCTCAATTTTCGTGAATTCTTAA